The Candidatus Denitrolinea symbiosum DNA window TCCGCTCCATGGTGCCGAACGCCGAGGAACTCAAGGCGAAATACGCCCACCTGAACGAATTGAAGTGGCCTGATTTCAAGATCACCAACGATCCCCGCATCACCCCGCTGGGGAAGTTCCTGCGTAAGAGCAGCCTCGACGAGATTCCGCAACTCTTCAACGTGCTGCGCGGGGAGATGAGCCTGGTGGGGCCGCGTCCCACCTCCTTCGGCGCGGACACCTACCAGCTTTGGCACACCGAGCGTTTAGATGTGCTGCCCGGCCTGACCGGTCTCTGGCAGATTGTCGGACGGGCCTCCATGGAATTCGACGACCGTCTCCGCCTCGACATCGCCTACATCGAGCGGCGAAGCCTCTGGTTCGACCTGAACATCCTCTTTTGGACAGTCTTTGCCGTCCTCCAGCAGCGCGGCGCCCACTAGGTTCCCGTCGGGGAAGCCGCGTCCCGCGTCCCGTCCCGCGCGGACCGGGCCGGGGTCTAGTTGCCGGCGTTGGCCGCGTTGTTCGTGATGACGATTCCCTTGTTCCCCGCCAGGTTTGGGAAATCAATTTGCGGTTCGGGAACGCCCAGGAACGTGTTGTTGACGACGGTGACGTTTTCGAGATGCGCCCCGGATATCTCGTAATAGAATGCGATGCCTCCCACGCGGTCGAACAGGTTGCCGTCAATGACGATATCGCGGATCTGGACGAACGGGGCCCAGTCGTAGGCTTCCTGTCCCAGCGAGACGCCGCGCATGGGTTTGCCGTTGCGGAAATAAGCGGGGTTGGCCGCCCGCGTGGTGTTGTTGCGGACGTAAACCTGCTGCGACGAGTCGATATAGATCCCCACGCTGAAGTTGTCGTGGACGGTGTTGCCGATGATTTGCAGCGAATTGGCCTGCAATGCCGTGATCCCCTCCCCGCAGTTGTTGTAGACCTCGTTGCCAATGACCAGCCCGTCGTCTGCGCCGATATAGTGACGGTGTCCGCTTCCCCAGCCGCTCCGCTGCGCGCTGTTGCATTTCCCGTCCTTCAATCGGTAAAGCGGATTCATCACGTTGTCGTGGATCCTGGAAGCCCTGATCGTGACGTGGTCGCCGTTGACGCGGATGCCGAAATCGTAGCCGTGGACGATCTCCATACGGTCTATCACGATCCAGTCGCCGGTGACGAGGACAGCGCTTTGCTCGACGCTTCCCAGTGTATCCACCGTCCCGCCGGTGAAGGTGATCGGCGCGCCCTCTTTCCCGCTGACGTCGATGACAACGGGCGTGCGGATCGTCCCCATGACGTGGACTGTGTCGCCCGGCCGGGCTTTTCTCACCCCTTCCGCGAACGCGCACGGCGACCAGGCGGCCGCGCAGTTCCCCCCGCCGCCCTGGCGGACCCACAGCCCGTCCGAAAAGATGAACGCGGCCGCGAGCAGCGCCGCCCCCGCCAGTCCCATCGCCGTCAAGTACTTATGGAGCGCCAGCATTTTATGGACTACGGGTACACCCGCTTGATCGTCCTCGGGAAGGGGATCGCCTCGCGGATGTGTTCGATCCCGCACATCCACGCCGTGACGCGCTCGACGCCCATCCCAAACCCGGAGTGGGGGACGGAACCGAACCTCCGCAATTCCAAATACCACTTGAAGGCTTCCTCGGGCAGTCCCTCTTTGTGGATGCGCGCCAGCAGCATTTCGTGGCTGGACATGCGCTCCGAACCGCCGCAGATCTCGCCGTAGCCCTCAGGCGCCAGCAGGTCCACGCTTTTGCAGACTTCGGGACGCCCCGGCCACGGCTCCATGTAAAATGCTTTGACCGCGCTCGGATAGCCGTAAACGAAGACGGGCTGGTCGTACAGTTTGGTGATCTCGACCTCGTGCGGCGCGCCGAAGTCCATGCCCCATTCGAACTTGAGCAGTTCCTTCC harbors:
- a CDS encoding sugar transferase; translation: MKLDYAWIRKFDPKRRVLTGRAYYVSKRFLDLLIVILSMPFWLPLIAVIALLIKITSPGAPAIFVQYRTGRSGRRFPMYKFRSMVPNAEELKAKYAHLNELKWPDFKITNDPRITPLGKFLRKSSLDEIPQLFNVLRGEMSLVGPRPTSFGADTYQLWHTERLDVLPGLTGLWQIVGRASMEFDDRLRLDIAYIERRSLWFDLNILFWTVFAVLQQRGAH